The Intrasporangium calvum DSM 43043 sequence ACCCTCGTCGCCCTCCTGGCCGGCCCGGACAGCGCCCGCAACCCGGTGCCGCACATCGTCTACGTCTGGCTCTGGGTGGGGCTCGCATTCGTGTCCATGGTGTTCGGGCCCGTCTGGCGGGTGATCAACCCGTTGCGACTGCTGCACACCGGGCTGCTGCGACTCGCGCGGGTCTCCCCCGACCTCGCGCTCCTGCCCTACCGCGCCGGGTGGTGGCCCGCGGCGATCGGGCTGGCGCTCTTCACCTGGGTCGAGCTCGTGGCCGCGGACAACACCAGCATCCCTTTCCTCCGGCTCCTCGTCCTCGGCTTCCTCCTCGTGTCCGTCCTCGGAGCTGCTCTCTTCGGCAGGGCCTGGTTCGACCGCGCCGACCCCTTCGAGGCGTGGTCCCGCCTGATCGGGGCGCTGTCCCCCCTCGGTCGACGCACGGACGGCCGGTGGGTGCTGAGGACCCCGCTCCACGGGATCAACGAGCTGCGGGGCGAACGCGGCCTCGTCGCGACGGTCGCCGTCATGCTCGGCAGCACGGCGTACGACGGGTTCTCGGCCAACCTGGCCTGGGCGACCTTCGTGCAGACGTCGACCGTCTCCAGCTCACTGCTCAAGACGGCCACCCTGCTCGCCTTCTTCGCAGCGGTCGCACTGACGCTGTGGCTCGCCGCCGCGGTGTCGATGGCATTGTCGCGCAGGCCGATGCACGAGTCGTTCCACTTCGTGTCGGACATCGCTCCTTCGCTCGTGCCGATCGCCGGCGGGTACGTCGTGGCCCACTACTGGTCGCTCTTCGTCTACCAGGCCCCGGTGGGGCTGGCCCTCCTCAGCGACCCCCTCGGCACCGGGGCGGACCTGCTGGGCACGGCGGGCATCCGACCGGACGACACCCTGGTCCAGGCAACCCTCGTCGCGACGATCCAGGCCGTCGGCATCGTCCTCGGCCACCTGCTCGGCGTCCTGGCCGCCCACGAGCGCGCCGTGTCGGTCCTCGACCGGCGTTCGGCCGTCATCGGCCAGGTGCCGCTCATGCTCATCATGCTCTTCTACACGTTCGCCGGACTCACCATCCTCTTCGCACCCTGACGCCACCGCCGGCCACGCCGGTCCCTGACCCGGGTCCGGGTCCACGGGGCGACCGCCGTGGCCAGCTCGGCGAACGACGCCCTCAGCCGGGAGTCCGGGGCGTGCTCGACCACCGAGCGGCCGGCGAGGAGGGCTGCGTCGACGGTCTGCGCGTCGTCGGGCACGAACGACACCCCCTCGAGGCCGGCGAAGCGCAGGAGTGACTCAGCGATCCGCTCCTCGGGCCGGGAGCCCACCGCGCTGCTCCGGACCCGGTTGACTATCGGGATCGGGGTGGGCGAGGGCACCGAGCCAAGCTCCTGCAATGCCCTGACGAAGCGTTGGAGTGCCACCGGATCGGCTCCCCCGACCGCCAAGAGGGAGTCCGCATGCGCCAGGGCCATCAGGGTCGCCTCGTTGCGGCGAGGTGCGGTGGTGTCGTAGCTGAGCTCCTCGTCGTCCTCGAGACAGAATCCGCAGTCGATGACCACGACCGCCGCGAGCTCGCGCGCGAGATCCAGGACCCGCTCGAGGGCGGCCGCCCGCAGCTCGGGCCATCGCTCCGCCTTGGGCAGCCCGGTGAGGACCCGGAGGCGCGGCGTCACCACGGGTGCGAGCCGAGCCAGCGCTGGCAGGTCCAGGGTGCCCTGGTCTGCTGCACGACAGGCGGCCGCGAGGCCCGGCGCCTCGTCCAGCAGGCCGAGCGCCTGGGCAATCGACCCCCCGTAGGTGTCCGCATCCACGAGGAGGACCTCCTGCCCGCGCGCGGCCAGCTCCACGGCCACGTTCACCGCGACCGTCGTGCGGCCCGGCGCGCCGGTGGGTCCCCAGACCGCGATGACGGTCGACCGACCCCCGGCACTGCCGTCCCCGGGCTCCGGGAGGGCCGGGCCGCCGACGGACCCGGAGACGGTCTCGGAGCCCCGCGGCTGCCAGCCCACCTCGAGCTCCCCCTCCCGAGCGGCCTCGATCCCGCGCGAGTGGGACGGCGACTGGGGTGCTGTCCTGTCCCCGACCGGCAGCGACGGCACTTCGGCCCGGGGCCCGAGGAGATCCTCGGGGATGTGGTCCGGAATGACCACCTGGTGTTCGGAGCCGTGGCCACCCGACGGGCTTCCACTCGGTGGTGCGCCTGCGCGGTGCGGCCCCGGACAGGCAAGCGCGGTGCCGAAGGACTCAGGGCCGGCGTCGACGGACAGGACGATCGGGACGTCCAGCTGGCGCAGCCGGCGCTCCGCCCCCTCGTCACCCGGAGGACAGAGCCCCACGACGCTCAGCCCGGCCCGGCTCAGGCGCCGTACCGTCGTCAGGTCGAGGCCACGAAGGTCCGCGCTGACCACCGCGCACTCGCCCAGCCCCGCCTCGGCGACCGCCAGGAGCTCCGAGACGTCCGCGCACCGTCGCGTCACCACGACCCCGGCCGCCGACTCCAACGTCGTTGCGACGACCGACTCCCATTCCGGGCTCAGCCCGGTGATCACGTCGGTCACGCGCCGCCCCCGCTGGTGCCGGCAGGTCCGCCGGAGACCGGCACCACCGTGATCTTCGCGTCGTGGTCGACCGCCTCGACCACCGCCTTCACCTGGCCAGTTGGCACGTAAAGCTGAACCGACGTCCGCGCCGCCGCACCGAAACCTCCCTCGCTCGCCACGATCTCGACCACTGCGGCCGCCTCGAGCAGGAGCTCGGTACCCGAATCTTCGTCCTCAGCCCCGGCGCCGTGGGCGTCCGGCGTGACGTACACGTCGACCCGCTGTCCGCGGTCGAGACCGACCGTGGCAGTCGCGTCCGTGCGCACGGTGACCCGCTGGACGTCCACCTCGCCGGGGTCACTGAGCGCCGAGGACGGGACGAGCTCCCCCGCCCTGAGGTCACGAGTGAGAGCCTTGCCGACCGGCACCGGGAAATCGGCTCGGAGGTAGCCCCCCATTCCGTCTGAGAGTGCGACGTCGACCCTGCGAAACGTCGCCCCCGTCACCCGGTCACCGGCGACGAGGTCATCCACGGCGACGAAGTACGGCGTTCGCTCGTCGGCACTGGCAACGAGCCTGGCACCGAGTGTCGCCGACACCAGCACGAGAATGATGCCCACCATCAGTCGACTGTCTCGCCACGAGGGCCTCTCGAGTCGTTTGGCGGTCGGTACGGCATGGACGCTCATCGGTCGGACAACCCCCTGGTGGGCATGGTGGAGCTCGGACATGGCGCGGCCCCTGCACGGGCCACCGCCTCGAACCGCTTCCGGGCACCAGGCGGCAGGGTGTGCAGTCCCTTGGCAGGCTCGGCAGCAGGACGCGCCACGCACATCCTGCCCCATTCGGTGGGAAACCACCGCCCCAGGGGGTTAACTGTGGAAAACTAAACCAGATTCAACCATCAGGGACTATGACCGAGCCGCCCGGCACGGCGAAAGTGCACCTGACGCCGCTTGGGGTATGAGTTGCTCAAAGACGCGCATCACCCGTCGCTCGGCGGCAACGAAGTGAAGGAGCAATCGTGGCCCAAAGGTTCCTCCAGCTGGCCGAGGTGTCCGAGATCCTCAACATCTCGTCTGCCCAGGCCTACGCCCTCGTGCGCTCCGGCGAGCTCCCCGCGATCAAAGTGGGCGGTCGAGGTCAGTGGCGGGTGGAGGTCACCGAGCTGGAGACCTACATCCAGCGGATGTACGCCGAGACTCGATCGTTCGTGCAGGCCCATCCGTTCGGCGGGGCCGGCGAGGAGTGACCCGCGCGAGAGGTACGCCGCTCAGGGGTGGCGGAGGCAGCTGAGCGCCGCGAAGGGCAGGACGTGCGCCCGGACGACGTGCCTGCTCCGGCGCGGCTGGTCGAGCGGGTGTTCTGCCAGGTCCACGTGGTCGGCGCCGACGGCGTCGATCGTCCCGGTCACCGTCCACCCGTCCACCGCGGTGACCTCCAGCGGCACGCGCCCCCGGCTCAGCCCGCGGAGTGCGGCGGCGAGGGTGAACCGCCTGGCCACCAACGTGGGCTCCTGAGCACCGCCGACGAGACCGACCACGCCCCTGACCGCCGGGAGCGGGACGAGCAGGGAATGTCGTCGGCTCTCGGCGAGGAGCAGCCAGTCGGGCCCGACGTCAACGAGCACCCCCGCGACCGCGCCGCCTGGCGCGGCGCCTGCCACACGGAGTGAGATCTCCGGTCCACCCACGTTGGCGAGAAGGCGCGCGTGCAAGCCGACCTGGGCGCGTTCGCGCCGCGTGCGGTCAGCGACCTCGACATCCCGCTCGAGCGCAGCCTCGGCCGAGTGGCGAGCCTCCAGGTCCGCGAAGAGTCGCTCCCAACGCACTTTGCCCTCCCCCACACCGTCAACTCCTCCCCTCAGGGTAGTCGCGGGGTATCCACAGCTTGGAGTATCTGTCGTTGTCAAATGGCATCAAACACTCTTGAATAGCTGTCATGAGACGTTCAGGGGAACATCCACACGCCGCGCTGGCCGGCGCCAGACCGATCAGAGCAGGTGCGCTGAGCTGTGGCGCTGGGACCGCAGCCTGGGCGCTGACCTGCCTGGCCCTGCAGGACTGGCCGGTGGCCGGCAGCCACGGCCCCCCGACCACGGACGAGGTCCTTGGGGCGGGTCTCCTCTGGGGAGCCGTGGCCCTCTGCGGGTGGCTGGGAATCACCTTCGCGATCCTCGCGCTCAGTGCCGCGCCAGGGGCGCTCGGGCGGACCTTCTGCCGCATCGCCGACTCGCTGACTCCGCATTGTGCGCGGCAAGCCCTCGCACTGGCGCTGGGCGCATCAGTGGGCACGGTGGCACTGCCTGCGCCGGCGGCCATCGCCGCGACCACCGCCGCGACCACTGCCGGGCCCACCGCCGCAGGCCCCGCAACGAGCCTCTCCACCAGCACTTCCGGGAGCCCTTCCACGGGCACCTCAGGCAGTGCTGCCGACAGCAGTTCCGGCGCTGCCTCCGCGCTCGCCCCAGCGGCAGCGGGGAGCGGCGTGCCCGGTCCGGGCTTCGCGCCGAGCCATCCGGCCCACGGCGCCGTGAGCCGCACCACTCCGGCCCCCGCCCCGGGGTGGGTCCCGGACCGTCCGGCGCGGGTGACTTCTCCAGGACCCGGATCGCTTCTCGGAGGGACACTTCGACCGGCCGGCTCGACGATCGACACGGTCACCGTTCGCCGCGGCGACACGCTGTGGTCTATCGCAGCGCGGCACCTCGGCTCCGGGGCCAGTGACAGCGAGGTTGCGGCGGAATGGCCACTGTGGTTCGCGGCGAACCGGGGGGTCATCGGCGACGACCCTGACGTCGTGCTCCCGGGGCAGCTCCTCCGTGCCCCGACGGCGGAGGTGGCACCGTGAGGAAGCACCACCCGTCCACGGTGATCCCACCGCAGTCGTCGGGTTTCGCGGGGTTCAGCGTGCGACACATCCCTGACATGGCACCGCGCCGGATCAGCGCGGACGACGCCTGGGTGTACGAGGCGGCCCCGTACACCCAGGAAGCCCTGGCGCTCGACTTCTTCCCCGCCATGGAGGATGACTTCGCGCGGCAGCCGACCCGCTCGAGCGACCTCCCCGACCCCGAGCCGTTCGTCGCGAAGATCGCCCAGGCGGTCGTCGAGGTGATCTCCGGCCAGCGGCCCGCCACCCAGCTCATCCGGCATGCCAGTCCCACCGTGTACGCCCTCCTCGCGCGACGGGCCCTCGTGTCCACCCGGCGCCTGACCGGCGGTGCCCGGCGCCCCGCCGTGGTCCGCCGGATCCGCCTCTGCGAGCCGGCCGACGGCGTCGTGGAAGCCTGCGCGGTCATCGTGTCCCACGGGCGCGTGCGCGCGCTGGCCTTCCGCCTGGAAGGCCTGGACGGACGATGGTTGATGACGCAGGTCGCCGTCGGCTGACCGGGATCCGCGCGAAGCATCCGATCGGGCGGGGGTCAACGAAGCATGAGCACGATGGGCAGACACGAAGGGCCCGACCACGCGTGGTCGGGCCCTCCGGAGGTGGGTTCGCGAGGCGGTCGCGCCGATCGCTCAGCGGCGACGCCGCTTGACCTTCTTGCCTCGTCGGTCGGCCTTGCGCTCCACCGGCTGCTGGCTCGTCTCCACGGCCCGGCCGTCCTCTCCCGGGGCGGTGTAGCGCAGCGCTGACGGGCGCCGCTCCGCGCTGGGCAGGTCGA is a genomic window containing:
- a CDS encoding AAA family ATPase, yielding MTDVITGLSPEWESVVATTLESAAGVVVTRRCADVSELLAVAEAGLGECAVVSADLRGLDLTTVRRLSRAGLSVVGLCPPGDEGAERRLRQLDVPIVLSVDAGPESFGTALACPGPHRAGAPPSGSPSGGHGSEHQVVIPDHIPEDLLGPRAEVPSLPVGDRTAPQSPSHSRGIEAAREGELEVGWQPRGSETVSGSVGGPALPEPGDGSAGGRSTVIAVWGPTGAPGRTTVAVNVAVELAARGQEVLLVDADTYGGSIAQALGLLDEAPGLAAACRAADQGTLDLPALARLAPVVTPRLRVLTGLPKAERWPELRAAALERVLDLARELAAVVVIDCGFCLEDDEELSYDTTAPRRNEATLMALAHADSLLAVGGADPVALQRFVRALQELGSVPSPTPIPIVNRVRSSAVGSRPEERIAESLLRFAGLEGVSFVPDDAQTVDAALLAGRSVVEHAPDSRLRASFAELATAVAPWTRTRVRDRRGRRWRQGAKRMVSPANV
- a CDS encoding helix-turn-helix domain-containing protein, producing the protein MAQRFLQLAEVSEILNISSAQAYALVRSGELPAIKVGGRGQWRVEVTELETYIQRMYAETRSFVQAHPFGGAGEE
- a CDS encoding Rv3235 family protein is translated as MRKHHPSTVIPPQSSGFAGFSVRHIPDMAPRRISADDAWVYEAAPYTQEALALDFFPAMEDDFARQPTRSSDLPDPEPFVAKIAQAVVEVISGQRPATQLIRHASPTVYALLARRALVSTRRLTGGARRPAVVRRIRLCEPADGVVEACAVIVSHGRVRALAFRLEGLDGRWLMTQVAVG